TTCCTGCGCTCAACGACGAGGACCTCCGCTCCGCACTCCGCTTCGACGCCCAAGAGCTCATTCCGATCCCCATGGACGACGCTTCCTTTGATTTCCAGGTGATCAGCCGTAACGAAGCAGTGGATGGCTCGGACCGGCCGATGATGCGTATTCTCATGGCAGCTGCCCACAAGGAGCTGCTCCGGGGACATCTGACAGCGCTGAGGGCCGCAGATCTCGAGGCGGTTGCCATTGACGCCTCCCCGCTGGCCCTCATGCGTGTTGTTGGCGAGAGCGAGCCCGATTCGGGCGTGGAAGCTCTCGTCGCAATAGGAGCGGAGCTCACCACAGTGGCGGTTCGCCAGGGCGGCGTCCCGCGCTTCATCCGTAGCCTCGGCGTCGGCGGCTCTAAGTTGACCGTCGGGATCGCGAATGCCATGCACGTCGACTATGGCGTGGCTGAAACGCTCAAGCGGGGCGGTGCACCAGCCGACTCCCCGCAGCTCGTGCAAGCCCGTAGGGCCATCACCCACGAGATGCGTGACCTCGGCGAGGACGTCCGAGCGACCATGGACTTCTTCGTATCCCAAGCTGAGGGTGCACACATCGAACGCCTGCTGGTTACCGGTGGTGCGTCCCAGACGGAAGGTCTGGTCGAACAGCTCGCCGGCGGGCTAGATATAGAGCTGCGTCGAATCGATCCATTCGCCTCGCTGGTCATAGGCGATATCGGTCTTGATCCCAACGCGATGCAGTGTGCACGAGCCAGTGCCGCGACTGCCGTCGGTCTAGCGCTCTGGACTGCCGAGCGTCCCGGTTCTCGCATGTCCCTCCTGCCGGGGGAAGTCGCCGCCGCCCAGAAGGCCCGCCGTATGGCACTGCTGGCGGGTGCCGGAGTCGTCGGAGTTGCAGCGCTACTGGCGTTTATCGGCGCCGGCGAGGCCTTTGCCGCGCACCAGGCGAGATCACAACTTCACTCGGCACAGCAACAGGCGTCGACACTGCAGTCAAAGGTCGCCCAGCTCCAAGCTCAGACCGCGATCCATAACCAGGTTGCCAGTCGGGCTCGTTTGGCCTCAGCCGCACTGCAGGGCGACGTCGACTGGGTGCGCGTGATCAACGAGGTAGAGGCTGCCACCCCGCCGGGCCTTTCGATTCAGTCGTTGAGCGGCACTCGGAGCACCGCATCTGGCGGCGCCACTTCTGCGGGATCGTCTGGGGTCGGCACCCTGACCTTCAGTGTCTCGGGGAGCGGCGGCCTCCCAGCAGTCGCCGCGTGGGTCGATGGACTGCACGGCGACCATTCGCTGCAAGGAACCTGGGTGTCGGGTATTACGACCACCTCCAACGGTGGGAGTGTCACCTTCACCTCGAATAGCAATCTGACGACCAACGCGCACAGCGATCGAGCAAAGGCGGTTCAGCCATGATTACGGCGAACAGGCGGGTGCCCTTCATGGCCGGCGCTGCAGCGCTCGTCCTGATCGTAATCTGGTATTTGGCACTTTGGAGC
The sequence above is a segment of the Acidimicrobiales bacterium genome. Coding sequences within it:
- the pilM gene encoding type IV pilus assembly protein PilM: METSIGLDIGSSAVRAAEIGIDKNQRRLCRYAQIGLPSGAVVDGEVVNPGVVTEALRRLWTEGGFSSRKVVLGVSGHRLIVRQADVPALNDEDLRSALRFDAQELIPIPMDDASFDFQVISRNEAVDGSDRPMMRILMAAAHKELLRGHLTALRAADLEAVAIDASPLALMRVVGESEPDSGVEALVAIGAELTTVAVRQGGVPRFIRSLGVGGSKLTVGIANAMHVDYGVAETLKRGGAPADSPQLVQARRAITHEMRDLGEDVRATMDFFVSQAEGAHIERLLVTGGASQTEGLVEQLAGGLDIELRRIDPFASLVIGDIGLDPNAMQCARASAATAVGLALWTAERPGSRMSLLPGEVAAAQKARRMALLAGAGVVGVAALLAFIGAGEAFAAHQARSQLHSAQQQASTLQSKVAQLQAQTAIHNQVASRARLASAALQGDVDWVRVINEVEAATPPGLSIQSLSGTRSTASGGATSAGSSGVGTLTFSVSGSGGLPAVAAWVDGLHGDHSLQGTWVSGITTTSNGGSVTFTSNSNLTTNAHSDRAKAVQP